A genomic region of Rhizobium sp. ARZ01 contains the following coding sequences:
- a CDS encoding NAD(P)/FAD-dependent oxidoreductase has product MERDLMQPGSVEHRSRSREEDNLSIRNEIGNMHDCIVVGGGPAGLTASIYLSRYHLKVLVIDDGKSRAETIPLSFNLAGYPNGIRGRELLRRMRAQARRFGVKFSFGTVTQLAKSGAAFLVRSDGFSASSRCVLLATGVVNRQPKMPKTLHRIALQKGLIRYCPICDGYEVTDKQIAVIGTGDRGTDEAVFLRSFSRSITLVAAGPQHELLDADLDRLDQHGISVIEGPITLFSLTNGGLSLSLHAQSLFFEAVYPALGSIVRSELAAGLEARLNVDGCVEVDSHQRTSVQGLYAAGDLVIGLDQISNALGQGGVAATAIRNDLALQAPLMR; this is encoded by the coding sequence ATGGAGCGCGATTTGATGCAACCTGGCTCAGTCGAACATCGCAGCCGCAGTCGCGAGGAGGATAACCTCTCCATCCGTAACGAGATCGGGAACATGCATGATTGCATTGTAGTTGGCGGCGGACCCGCAGGACTAACTGCTTCCATCTATCTCAGCCGCTACCACTTGAAGGTCCTCGTGATCGATGACGGTAAGAGCCGCGCTGAAACTATTCCGTTATCGTTCAACCTCGCCGGGTACCCGAACGGTATACGGGGCCGCGAGCTTTTGCGAAGGATGAGGGCTCAAGCGCGTCGATTTGGAGTAAAATTCAGCTTTGGCACGGTTACGCAGTTGGCAAAATCAGGCGCTGCTTTTCTGGTCCGGAGTGACGGCTTTAGTGCGTCGAGCAGGTGCGTTCTGCTTGCGACGGGCGTCGTTAATCGACAACCGAAGATGCCGAAAACGCTACATCGGATCGCCCTCCAAAAAGGCCTAATTCGGTATTGCCCTATCTGCGATGGATATGAAGTTACGGACAAGCAGATCGCAGTCATCGGCACCGGCGACCGCGGAACTGACGAAGCCGTGTTTTTGAGGAGCTTCTCACGCTCGATTACTCTTGTCGCCGCAGGACCACAACATGAACTGTTAGATGCCGACCTCGACCGTCTCGACCAACACGGAATAAGTGTCATCGAGGGCCCCATTACGCTGTTCAGCCTGACAAATGGAGGACTGTCTTTATCGCTTCACGCTCAAAGCTTGTTCTTCGAAGCCGTCTACCCGGCCTTGGGATCGATCGTGAGGTCCGAACTGGCTGCTGGCTTAGAGGCGCGACTCAACGTCGATGGTTGCGTGGAAGTCGACAGCCACCAGCGAACCTCCGTCCAAGGTCTGTATGCAGCAGGTGACCTCGTTATCGGGCTTGACCAAATTTCTAATGCGTTGGGTCAAGGAGGCGTCGCCGCGACAGCCATCCGTAACGATTTGGCGCTTCAAGCGCCCCTCATGAGGTGA
- a CDS encoding GFA family protein: MTEQTENIHVGGCRCGRVKYLVRGSPHRVGICHCTDCRQESGSAFTFFGVWPASSFSSSGRTETHQGRRFCPNCGSRLFSCGDGEAEIKMGTLDNAPTSFHPTYELWIKRRELWLAPVKGAEQFKRNRVSKQSTS, from the coding sequence ATGACGGAGCAGACCGAAAATATACACGTGGGCGGCTGCAGATGCGGGCGGGTCAAGTACTTGGTTCGGGGCTCCCCCCATCGCGTGGGCATCTGTCATTGTACCGATTGCCGTCAGGAAAGCGGTTCGGCCTTCACATTCTTTGGTGTCTGGCCGGCATCTTCATTCTCCTCCTCGGGGCGGACCGAAACTCATCAGGGTAGGCGCTTCTGCCCTAACTGCGGGTCGCGGCTATTTTCCTGTGGCGACGGTGAGGCGGAGATCAAAATGGGCACTTTGGATAACGCTCCCACGTCATTTCACCCCACATATGAACTGTGGATCAAGCGACGCGAGCTCTGGCTTGCCCCGGTCAAGGGAGCGGAGCAATTCAAGCGGAATCGCGTCTCAAAGCAAAGCACTTCCTGA
- a CDS encoding isochorismatase family cysteine hydrolase: MQPKNWIHLCIDMQRMFAEDTPWQLAWMPKVFDEIVEVATRFPDRTIFTRFIPPSSPDELPGMWRAYYEKWPMMTTTQMDPGLVDLVAELKQMVPPARIFDKMTYSPWTDGRLHSALSHQGIEALVITGGETDVCVLAAALGAIDLGYKVVLLKDAVCSTTDQTHDAAVELLGKRFSVQMEVARTEQWLSSVSAF; the protein is encoded by the coding sequence ATGCAACCGAAAAATTGGATTCACCTCTGCATAGACATGCAGCGCATGTTTGCCGAAGACACGCCATGGCAACTTGCCTGGATGCCCAAGGTGTTTGATGAAATCGTCGAGGTGGCTACCCGCTTTCCGGACCGCACCATATTCACCCGGTTCATCCCACCGTCATCTCCTGACGAACTGCCAGGGATGTGGCGCGCCTACTATGAAAAGTGGCCAATGATGACAACAACGCAAATGGATCCCGGCCTGGTCGATCTCGTGGCCGAACTTAAGCAGATGGTGCCGCCGGCGCGGATATTCGACAAAATGACGTACTCGCCGTGGACCGACGGCAGGCTACACAGCGCCTTATCCCATCAAGGAATCGAGGCGCTGGTGATCACCGGTGGGGAGACTGATGTTTGTGTGTTGGCTGCGGCCCTGGGCGCTATCGATCTCGGATACAAGGTAGTGCTGCTGAAAGACGCGGTGTGCAGCACGACCGACCAAACCCACGACGCTGCTGTAGAGCTTCTCGGAAAGCGGTTTTCAGTGCAAATGGAGGTGGCGCGAACCGAACAATGGCTTTCTTCCGTCTCCGCATTCTAA
- a CDS encoding ATP-dependent helicase, with amino-acid sequence MSSTYLQKLNDRQREAVEHGVGLPDGALGGPLLIIAGAGSGKTNTLAHRVAHLIVNRADPRRILLMTFSRRAASEMARRVERICRQVLGDNAAIMTDALAWAGTFHGIGARLLRMYAEQIGLNVDFTIHDREDSADLMNLVRHELGLSKTESRFPTKGTCLAIYSRVVNSESSVADVLKATYPWVAGWEAQLKQLFAGYVEAKQAQNVLDYDDLLLYWAQMVSDPELAEDIGNRFDHVLVDEYQDTNRLQASILLALKPGGRGLTVVGDDAQSIYSFRAATVRNILDFPQEFSPKPADVITLDRNYRSTQPILAAANGVIDLARERFTKNLWTDRPSEQRPLLVTVKDEADQANYIVEQVLANREVGITLKQQAVLFRSSNHSGALEVELTRRNIPFVKFGGLKFLDSAHVKDLLAVLRFAQNPRDRVAGFRLLQMLPGIGPQTAGKILDAIAADPEPLLSLAEVPPPPKTGEDWTNFVTLVSGLRKAGGGWPAEIATARAWYEPHLDRIHEDADTRKADLLQLEQIAAGYPSRERFLTELTLDPPDATSDQAGVPLLDEDYLILSTIHSAKGQEWRSVFMLNVVDGCIPSDLGVGTTAELEEERRLLYVGMTRARDSLALITPQRFFTHGQNSQGDRHVYASRTRFIPATLLQFFEATTWPKVAASANERSAREVRIDVAARMRSMWK; translated from the coding sequence ATGAGCTCGACCTATCTGCAGAAACTGAACGACCGCCAGCGCGAGGCGGTCGAACATGGCGTCGGACTGCCGGATGGAGCGCTTGGCGGCCCTCTGCTGATCATCGCAGGTGCCGGGTCTGGCAAGACCAACACACTGGCGCATCGAGTGGCGCATCTGATCGTCAATCGGGCTGATCCGCGACGCATCCTGCTGATGACCTTCTCGCGCAGAGCGGCATCGGAAATGGCGCGTCGCGTCGAGCGCATTTGTCGGCAGGTGCTCGGAGACAATGCGGCGATCATGACCGATGCCCTGGCCTGGGCGGGCACGTTCCACGGCATCGGGGCGCGCCTGCTTCGGATGTATGCCGAGCAGATCGGTCTCAACGTGGATTTCACGATCCATGACCGGGAAGATAGCGCTGACCTGATGAATCTCGTTCGGCACGAGCTCGGCCTGTCGAAGACAGAGAGCCGCTTTCCAACGAAAGGCACCTGCCTTGCGATCTATTCTCGCGTTGTCAATTCCGAAAGCTCCGTCGCCGATGTCCTGAAGGCGACCTACCCATGGGTGGCGGGATGGGAGGCACAGCTCAAGCAGTTGTTTGCGGGGTATGTCGAGGCCAAGCAGGCGCAGAACGTCCTCGACTATGATGACCTGCTTCTCTACTGGGCGCAGATGGTCTCCGATCCGGAGCTCGCCGAGGACATCGGCAATCGGTTCGACCACGTCCTCGTCGACGAGTACCAGGACACCAATCGCCTGCAGGCTTCGATCCTGTTGGCGTTGAAGCCTGGCGGGCGCGGCCTGACGGTGGTCGGCGACGATGCCCAGTCGATTTACTCCTTCCGAGCGGCAACGGTGCGCAACATCCTCGACTTCCCGCAGGAATTTTCTCCGAAGCCTGCGGACGTCATCACGCTCGACCGCAACTATCGATCGACACAACCGATTCTTGCCGCGGCAAATGGCGTCATCGACCTCGCCCGCGAGCGCTTCACCAAGAACCTCTGGACGGATCGGCCGTCAGAGCAGCGCCCGCTTCTTGTCACCGTGAAGGACGAAGCCGACCAGGCAAACTATATCGTCGAGCAGGTGCTGGCAAACCGCGAGGTCGGCATCACCCTCAAGCAGCAGGCCGTGCTGTTCCGCTCGTCGAACCACAGCGGCGCGCTCGAAGTCGAACTCACGCGGCGCAACATTCCCTTCGTTAAATTTGGCGGGCTCAAGTTCCTCGACAGCGCGCATGTAAAGGATCTGTTGGCGGTCCTGCGGTTCGCCCAGAACCCGCGGGACCGTGTCGCGGGGTTCCGCCTCCTCCAGATGCTACCGGGCATCGGGCCACAAACGGCTGGAAAGATCCTCGACGCCATCGCCGCCGACCCAGAGCCCCTGCTCTCACTCGCTGAAGTTCCGCCTCCGCCAAAGACGGGCGAGGACTGGACCAACTTCGTCACCCTGGTTTCCGGTCTGAGGAAGGCGGGCGGTGGCTGGCCTGCGGAGATCGCCACGGCTCGTGCCTGGTACGAACCCCATCTGGATCGCATCCACGAGGACGCCGACACCCGCAAGGCAGACCTCCTGCAACTCGAGCAGATCGCAGCTGGCTATCCGAGCCGGGAAAGGTTCCTGACCGAACTCACCCTCGATCCGCCTGATGCGACAAGTGATCAGGCAGGCGTTCCGCTGCTCGACGAAGACTATCTCATCCTCTCGACCATTCACTCCGCCAAGGGACAGGAGTGGCGCTCGGTGTTCATGTTGAACGTCGTCGACGGGTGCATTCCCTCCGATCTCGGCGTCGGCACAACGGCGGAACTGGAGGAAGAGCGCCGGTTGCTCTATGTTGGTATGACGCGGGCGCGAGACAGCCTAGCGCTCATTACTCCGCAACGTTTCTTCACCCATGGCCAGAACAGCCAGGGTGATCGGCACGTTTACGCGTCCCGGACCCGGTTCATCCCTGCCACGCTGTTGCAGTTCTTCGAGGCGACGACTTGGCCGAAGGTAGCGGCAAGCGCCAATGAACGTAGTGCGCGTGAGGTGCGGATCGACGTCGCCGCCAGGATGCGTTCGATGTGGAAGTGA
- a CDS encoding amino acid ABC transporter ATP-binding protein — protein sequence MPKQPLVHVSELKKSFGSLTVLDRIDFDVAQGEVLAIIGPSGSGKSTLLRCINFLETPDEGRIRLAGVEIDAGRHPSQKQVLQLRRLAGMVFQSFNLFPHMTVLENVSLAQKRVLTRSQSEADARSMELLDRVGLAAKAKEYPYRCSGGQQQRIAIARALALNPKVMLFDEPTSALDPELGLEVLSVMRELAEDGMTMIVVTHEMHFAESVSDHVMIMADGHIIEYGPSAEIMRNPQSARAQRFLHAVRDR from the coding sequence ATGCCGAAGCAGCCTTTGGTCCACGTTTCGGAGCTGAAGAAAAGCTTCGGTTCGCTGACTGTGCTTGACCGAATCGATTTCGACGTCGCGCAGGGTGAAGTGCTTGCCATTATTGGTCCAAGCGGGTCGGGCAAGAGCACGCTGTTGCGCTGCATAAACTTCCTGGAGACCCCTGATGAAGGGCGAATTCGCCTGGCGGGAGTTGAGATCGACGCTGGACGTCACCCGAGCCAAAAGCAGGTCCTGCAGCTTCGGCGTCTGGCTGGCATGGTCTTTCAGTCATTCAACCTGTTCCCTCATATGACGGTTCTCGAAAACGTTAGTCTGGCCCAAAAGCGTGTATTGACGCGTTCCCAGTCCGAGGCCGATGCCCGGTCGATGGAGCTTCTCGATCGGGTTGGTCTTGCTGCCAAGGCCAAGGAATATCCGTACCGCTGTTCCGGTGGGCAGCAGCAGCGCATTGCCATTGCGCGCGCGCTTGCGCTCAACCCGAAGGTCATGTTGTTCGACGAGCCGACATCGGCGCTCGACCCGGAGCTTGGGCTGGAAGTTCTGTCGGTCATGCGTGAGTTGGCGGAGGACGGCATGACCATGATCGTTGTGACGCATGAAATGCACTTCGCGGAAAGCGTCTCGGATCATGTGATGATTATGGCGGACGGCCACATCATCGAGTATGGGCCGAGCGCCGAAATCATGCGCAATCCCCAATCGGCCCGCGCCCAGCGTTTCCTGCATGCGGTGAGGGATCGTTGA
- a CDS encoding amino acid ABC transporter permease yields MTEIAAQVIVGLPWTIAVTASALLIGLVLGMPVMLARSSRWLWLRLLAVSLITLVRSIPPIVWLFVIFFGIGSGYFKISPFAAAVVGMGLISSAYMAEIYRGALLSIHSGQVEGASALGLHPVRIWIDVIAPQLLRVALPAMATFAIGLLKDSAVSSTIGVPELTFQANAQSMATYRGMEVFSFVAVVYIVLSVPVAWLSRILDRRLRAKVSR; encoded by the coding sequence ATGACCGAGATTGCCGCTCAGGTCATTGTTGGTCTCCCCTGGACCATCGCCGTTACCGCTTCGGCATTGCTGATCGGACTGGTTCTGGGCATGCCGGTGATGCTTGCACGCAGCAGCCGCTGGCTATGGTTGAGATTGCTTGCCGTCAGCCTCATCACGCTCGTGCGAAGCATTCCGCCCATCGTTTGGCTGTTCGTGATTTTCTTCGGCATTGGCAGCGGCTATTTCAAAATATCTCCCTTCGCTGCGGCTGTTGTCGGGATGGGCCTGATATCCTCCGCCTACATGGCTGAAATCTACCGCGGCGCCCTGCTGTCGATCCATTCGGGCCAGGTGGAAGGCGCTTCCGCGCTGGGATTGCATCCGGTCCGGATTTGGATCGACGTCATTGCGCCTCAGTTGCTCCGGGTGGCGCTGCCGGCAATGGCCACTTTCGCGATCGGACTTCTAAAAGACAGTGCGGTTTCCTCGACGATCGGTGTGCCCGAGCTCACCTTCCAGGCCAATGCGCAATCCATGGCGACTTACCGGGGCATGGAAGTCTTCAGTTTTGTTGCTGTCGTCTACATCGTGCTTAGCGTGCCGGTGGCATGGCTGTCGCGCATTCTGGATCGTCGCCTGCGCGCAAAGGTATCAAGATGA
- a CDS encoding amino acid ABC transporter permease — protein sequence MNVLFEQAGNWLPHLWNGLKLSLGVTAASLLIGLPFGFLLSLGVIARSKAIRHGALAVVEIGRGAPSLVLLQFAYFGLPSTGLVLSSFAASVLALSWSTAAYSSEIIRAGLQSVPAGQSEAALAIGMTRLDTMRFVVLPQGLRVAIPALLGFAILIFQTTSLCFSIALPELTSRAYEIGTNTFQYLPALTLAGLLYLAVCVPATIIVSWVEARAAS from the coding sequence ATGAACGTCCTTTTCGAACAAGCAGGCAATTGGCTCCCGCACCTATGGAACGGGCTAAAACTCAGCCTCGGCGTTACGGCTGCGAGTTTGTTGATCGGGTTGCCATTTGGCTTTCTGCTGTCATTGGGCGTGATTGCGCGCAGCAAGGCGATCCGCCATGGCGCACTCGCAGTTGTTGAAATCGGGCGCGGAGCGCCGTCGCTGGTGCTGCTCCAGTTCGCCTATTTCGGCCTACCATCCACGGGCCTGGTGCTCTCGTCGTTCGCAGCAAGCGTTCTTGCCCTGAGTTGGTCGACTGCAGCCTATTCGAGCGAAATCATCCGGGCCGGGCTCCAGTCCGTGCCGGCGGGACAGAGCGAAGCGGCTTTGGCAATCGGGATGACGCGGCTCGATACGATGCGTTTCGTTGTCCTGCCTCAGGGCCTGCGTGTTGCGATCCCGGCTCTTCTCGGGTTTGCGATCCTGATTTTCCAGACAACGTCGCTGTGTTTTTCAATCGCGCTGCCGGAACTGACCAGCCGCGCCTACGAAATTGGGACGAATACGTTCCAATATCTGCCCGCACTTACGCTTGCAGGCCTTCTCTATCTCGCGGTCTGCGTGCCCGCGACCATTATCGTGAGCTGGGTCGAGGCACGGGCGGCTTCTTAA
- a CDS encoding transporter substrate-binding domain-containing protein: MNNITGRSALCLLITASGVVYATSSSAQECTPKHTFKTVEEGYLTVSAPTFPPFSIPKGENEVSGIDGDIVTAIAEMECLKIKVTKVEYATAVPYVSSGRTDVAIGNYYRTEARAAVVAISNPLYLDEMGIFSKEGISKIEDLKGHSVGTVQGYLWVDELKAILGDDLKLYNNYVALYQDLDTGRIQVAIDGLGVGAAAQQSGSALKGIQLKVAEKDERVQASVNAAQAGLPLSKDNADLLAAVNADLAEIRSSGKLVETLEKFGLQKSAADVGEPRLIK; the protein is encoded by the coding sequence ATGAACAATATCACCGGTCGCTCGGCGCTCTGCCTGCTCATTACTGCTTCGGGCGTGGTGTATGCAACCAGCTCAAGCGCGCAGGAATGCACGCCCAAGCATACCTTCAAGACGGTCGAGGAGGGATATCTTACCGTATCGGCACCGACTTTTCCTCCGTTCTCGATCCCGAAGGGTGAAAACGAGGTCAGCGGTATCGACGGTGATATCGTCACCGCGATCGCCGAAATGGAATGCTTGAAGATCAAGGTCACGAAGGTGGAATATGCCACGGCTGTCCCCTACGTTTCCTCCGGTCGCACGGACGTTGCCATCGGCAATTATTACCGCACCGAGGCGCGTGCCGCGGTCGTCGCGATCTCCAATCCGCTGTATCTCGATGAAATGGGAATCTTCTCCAAGGAGGGGATCAGCAAGATCGAAGACCTTAAAGGTCATTCCGTCGGCACGGTTCAGGGCTATCTCTGGGTGGACGAACTGAAAGCGATCCTTGGAGATGACCTGAAACTCTACAACAACTACGTCGCCCTCTATCAGGATCTTGATACCGGCCGCATCCAAGTCGCCATCGACGGTCTCGGTGTTGGTGCCGCGGCGCAGCAGAGCGGCAGTGCGCTAAAGGGCATTCAGCTCAAAGTGGCCGAGAAGGATGAGCGCGTTCAGGCTTCGGTGAATGCTGCACAAGCAGGGCTCCCGCTGTCGAAAGACAACGCTGATCTGCTCGCCGCAGTGAACGCTGACCTGGCAGAAATCCGCTCCTCCGGCAAGCTGGTCGAAACTCTCGAGAAGTTCGGACTGCAGAAGAGTGCCGCCGACGTCGGCGAGCCGCGCCTGATCAAGTAA
- a CDS encoding aspartate/glutamate racemase family protein, with protein sequence MIYTTRSRRQNWTGETVGIMVLDCEYPYIPGNVANATTFSFPVRYAVVEGADNHRLIFDRDPALLEPFIAAARKLEAEGVRAITGACGFMSLFQKEIAAAVNIPVFMSSLLQVPFIHNITGKRVGIISADSANLTEEHLVKSGIARETLLAVGGMEKCEAFRQAIFFPDGTLDDDAVREGVVGVATELQRQYPDLGAILLECSDLPPYAHDVQRATGLPVFDFITMIDYVHASLVHSRYAGWV encoded by the coding sequence ATGATTTACACGACACGATCGAGAAGGCAGAACTGGACCGGTGAAACCGTTGGTATCATGGTGCTAGACTGCGAGTATCCCTATATCCCCGGCAATGTCGCCAATGCGACCACCTTTTCGTTTCCGGTTCGTTATGCCGTTGTTGAAGGGGCCGATAACCATCGTCTTATCTTCGACCGTGATCCGGCGCTTCTGGAGCCGTTTATCGCCGCAGCCAGGAAGCTCGAGGCGGAAGGCGTAAGGGCGATTACCGGCGCTTGCGGATTCATGTCGCTCTTTCAGAAAGAAATTGCAGCAGCAGTCAATATCCCGGTCTTCATGTCCAGCTTGCTGCAGGTACCGTTTATCCATAACATTACCGGCAAACGGGTCGGGATCATCTCGGCCGACAGCGCAAACCTGACCGAAGAACATCTCGTTAAAAGCGGTATCGCGCGCGAAACGCTGCTCGCTGTTGGCGGTATGGAGAAGTGCGAGGCCTTCAGGCAGGCAATCTTCTTTCCAGATGGAACGCTTGATGATGATGCCGTAAGAGAAGGCGTCGTCGGTGTCGCGACGGAGCTGCAGCGGCAGTACCCTGACCTTGGGGCCATTCTTCTGGAGTGTTCAGATCTTCCGCCTTACGCCCACGATGTTCAGCGGGCGACTGGTTTGCCGGTATTCGATTTCATCACGATGATCGATTATGTCCACGCGTCCCTCGTCCATAGTCGCTACGCGGGATGGGTCTGA
- a CDS encoding SDR family oxidoreductase, translating into MKALVTGATRAPGRAIATTLAKDGWEVHALGRDRVALEEMRGEHGIVPLAMDLTDRDYVRFVVEGMEPEVVVHAALRWPEETRFLGLAEADIDMALEVNLSATLHVTRAVLPSMIERGRGAFVMLSLDDCEAKSALERAAAGAIDGLARALADEIDGSGVFVHRLSLGKLPFQQLGSQVLELLSASGFQSQITERQEHGNGT; encoded by the coding sequence ATGAAAGCACTTGTTACGGGGGCGACGCGTGCTCCCGGACGCGCGATCGCAACCACACTCGCAAAAGACGGTTGGGAAGTTCACGCCCTCGGTCGTGATCGAGTCGCGCTTGAGGAGATGCGCGGCGAGCACGGGATTGTGCCCCTGGCGATGGATCTGACGGATCGCGACTATGTTCGGTTCGTCGTCGAAGGGATGGAGCCCGAGGTCGTCGTCCACGCAGCGCTGCGCTGGCCCGAGGAGACCCGTTTTCTCGGTCTTGCGGAAGCCGACATCGATATGGCGCTCGAAGTCAATCTGTCCGCCACGCTGCATGTCACCCGAGCGGTCCTGCCCTCAATGATCGAACGAGGACGCGGAGCGTTCGTCATGCTCTCCCTGGACGACTGCGAGGCGAAAAGCGCTCTCGAACGGGCAGCCGCCGGAGCAATCGACGGTCTTGCGCGCGCTCTTGCCGACGAAATCGATGGCAGTGGGGTTTTCGTTCACCGCCTTTCCTTGGGAAAGCTGCCGTTTCAGCAGTTGGGATCGCAGGTCCTTGAGCTGTTGTCGGCATCCGGTTTTCAATCTCAAATCACCGAACGACAGGAACATGGAAATGGAACGTAA
- a CDS encoding thiamine pyrophosphate-dependent enzyme, producing MERNGGQLLVECLLALGATKSFGVPGESYLAVLDALHDTGGRLDYVLCRNEGGAAFMAAAYGKLTGQPGICFVTRGPGATNASIGVHTAMQDSAPMILFVGQVGTDMKGREAFQEVDYKAVFGTMAKWVVEIDQVERIPEILSRAWTLAVSGRPGPIVIALPEDMLTSLTGAAPLAGPVEIAEPAPPASAMQRLRNILEGAKRPVILYGGCNWAEGSMATVQHFAEASDIPVVSVFRYQDQYDNASPTFCGEAGVGMVASVKELLREADVILAINNRFGENSTDGYTLFDVPQPRQQIIHVHGSDLEIGKVYRPVLGIHAGPNAFAEALGGLEPVEGGWAEWRANGRAAYEKGFDLPDLPSPVDMGKVTALLNGILPEDVILTNGAGNFTVWPNKFFKFGPKARLLAPQSGAMGYGVPAAVAAKVAYPGRAVICFAGDGDFQMNCQELATALQHGAQPIILLLNNGIYGTIRAHQERHYPERVSGTTMVNPDFVALAKSYGFHAERVETTADFSAAFERARASKTGALLDLDISPEALTPRQTLSQMRKAALSAKETA from the coding sequence ATGGAACGTAATGGAGGGCAGTTGCTCGTCGAGTGCCTCTTGGCGCTGGGGGCGACAAAGAGCTTCGGAGTGCCGGGGGAAAGCTATCTCGCAGTCCTCGATGCACTGCACGACACCGGGGGACGTCTTGACTATGTTCTCTGCCGCAACGAAGGGGGCGCCGCTTTCATGGCTGCGGCCTACGGCAAGCTGACCGGCCAGCCTGGCATCTGCTTCGTGACTCGCGGTCCTGGCGCCACCAACGCCTCGATCGGCGTGCACACCGCCATGCAGGATTCCGCGCCGATGATCCTCTTCGTCGGCCAGGTCGGAACCGACATGAAGGGCCGGGAGGCGTTCCAGGAGGTCGATTACAAGGCCGTTTTCGGCACCATGGCCAAATGGGTCGTCGAGATCGATCAGGTCGAACGCATCCCGGAAATCCTTTCGCGCGCCTGGACGCTTGCGGTTTCGGGCCGTCCCGGTCCGATTGTGATTGCGCTGCCCGAGGACATGCTGACCTCGCTGACCGGGGCCGCGCCGCTTGCCGGTCCAGTCGAGATTGCCGAGCCCGCGCCGCCGGCTTCGGCCATGCAGCGCCTGCGCAATATACTGGAAGGCGCGAAGCGTCCCGTCATTCTTTACGGCGGCTGCAACTGGGCCGAGGGCTCGATGGCTACCGTCCAGCACTTTGCTGAAGCCTCCGACATTCCGGTCGTGTCCGTCTTCCGCTATCAGGATCAGTACGACAACGCCTCGCCGACTTTCTGCGGCGAAGCTGGCGTCGGCATGGTCGCCTCGGTCAAGGAACTGCTGCGCGAGGCCGATGTGATCCTCGCGATCAACAACCGCTTCGGGGAGAACTCCACGGACGGCTATACGCTGTTCGACGTGCCGCAACCGCGTCAGCAGATCATCCATGTCCACGGTTCGGACCTGGAGATCGGCAAGGTCTACCGGCCGGTGCTCGGCATTCACGCCGGTCCGAATGCTTTCGCGGAAGCACTGGGCGGTCTCGAACCCGTCGAGGGCGGATGGGCGGAGTGGCGCGCCAATGGGCGCGCCGCCTATGAAAAGGGCTTCGATCTCCCCGACCTGCCTTCCCCGGTCGACATGGGCAAGGTCACGGCTCTCCTGAACGGCATCCTGCCGGAGGATGTGATCCTCACCAACGGCGCGGGCAATTTCACGGTCTGGCCCAACAAGTTCTTCAAGTTCGGGCCGAAGGCGCGTCTTCTCGCCCCGCAATCGGGTGCTATGGGCTATGGCGTTCCGGCGGCCGTGGCCGCCAAGGTCGCCTATCCCGGGCGCGCCGTCATCTGCTTCGCCGGCGACGGCGACTTCCAGATGAATTGCCAGGAACTGGCGACCGCCCTCCAGCATGGGGCGCAGCCGATCATCCTTTTGCTCAACAACGGCATCTACGGCACGATCCGTGCCCATCAGGAGCGGCATTATCCGGAGCGTGTTTCCGGTACCACGATGGTCAATCCGGATTTCGTGGCGCTCGCGAAGTCTTACGGTTTCCATGCCGAGCGTGTCGAAACGACGGCGGACTTTTCGGCCGCGTTCGAGCGCGCCCGGGCATCGAAGACCGGCGCCCTCCTGGACCTCGACATTTCGCCTGAGGCGTTGACCCCGCGCCAGACGCTGAGCCAGATGCGCAAGGCTGCCCTTTCTGCAAAGGAAACCGCATGA